One stretch of Zingiber officinale cultivar Zhangliang chromosome 6B, Zo_v1.1, whole genome shotgun sequence DNA includes these proteins:
- the LOC121989809 gene encoding auxin-responsive protein IAA6-like — translation MEGEDFKNGGHGCPRLLDLIPNVRVVQEGGGGGRRTFRRLDASEEMKLELRLGLPGGGLEEEEEESSVLSLGFISKASKTSSIRVFGAVKSKNEGFQHQKTGFFKLQSRAGTEKEHNTPWANGEFEQQQSLEKEKADGTAGPSTSSQARAAAVPVVGWPPIRSFRKNLATNSAKQTVEPETRRIVEEVKVESNKGLLVKINMDGIPIGRKVDLKAYDTYEKLSNAVEDLFLGLFEVQKDISANAIQKDEEAKKAFTGLMDGSGDYTLVYEDNHGHRMLVGDVPWEMFVSTVKRLRVLKNSHLSSLRLGSVCRKRTVIEC, via the exons ATGGAAGGAGAAGACTTCAAGAACGGGGGGCATGGATGTCCTCGGCTGCTAGATTTGATCCCAAATGTGAGAGTGGtgcaagagggaggaggaggaggaagaagaacattTAGGCGTTTAGATGCCTCAGAAGAGATGAAACTGGAACTGAGGCTTGGACTCCCTGGAGGAggcttagaagaagaagaagaagagtcctCTGTTTTATCGCTTGGTTTCATCTCCAAGGCTTCAAAGACCTCCTCCATTAGGGTCTTTGGAGCAGTTAAATCTAAAAATGAAG GTTTTCAGCATCAGAAAACTGGATTTTTCAAGTTGCAGAGCCGAGCTGGTACTGAAAAGGAACACAACACCCCTTGGGCTAATGGGGAATTTGAACAACAACAAAGCCTCGAGAAGGAGAAAGCAGATGGAACTGCTGGACCCAGCACCAGCTCCCAGGCGAG AGCTGCTGCTGTTCCTGTTGTTGGTTGGCCTCCCATTAGATCCTTCAGAAAGAATCTAGCAACTAATTCAGCTAAACAAACAGTGGAGCCAGAGACTAGAAGAATAGTGGAAGAAGTGAAGGTTGAGAGCAACAAGGGTTTGCTTGTGAAGATCAACATGGATGGTATCCCAATTGGGAGAAAAGTTGATTTAAAAGCTTATGATACCTATGAGAAGCTCTCCAATGCAGTGGAAGATCTCTTTCTAGGCCTTTTTGAAG TTCAAAAGGATATCTCTGCAAATGCCATTCAGAAGGACGAGGAAGCAAAAAAAGCATTCACAGGTTTAATGGATGGCTCTGGTGACTacactttggtttatgaagacaATCATGGTCATAGAATGCTTGTTGGGGATGTTCCATGGGA GATGTTTGTTTCAACTGTAAAAAGGTTGAGGGTGTTGAAAAATTCTCATCTTTCTTCATTACGT TTAGGATCTGTATGCCGGAAAAGAACAGTGATAGAGTGTTGA
- the LOC121989808 gene encoding probable glutamate carboxypeptidase LAMP1 isoform X3, giving the protein MERLEKAPPTLRRSATTGSSSNRILASVVLPLLLGLLGLLASPPSKSTYHALFLTLADNATAARHLLALTRRPHVAGTPANAEAASYVLDVLSSASFSARSASYDVLLSYPVTRSLLLSPSPPPFSAPPVAFDLIQEIYPGDPYATSAAESVPTFHAYSRSGSAAGPVVYANYGRLEDFAALGEMGVNVTGAVVLARYGKIFRGDILKNAEEAGASAAVVYTDAKDYRGRERWFPDGPGMPPSGVQVGTTFRGIGDPTTPGWPSAAGCERLSPAEVSASGLVPGIPSLPISARDGEEIQRSVGGQVAPGEWQGGEGAPVYRLGPGPGFLNLTYIGNETLATIQNVFAVIEGKEEPDRYVILGNHRDAWTFGAVDPSSGTAALLEVAERLGKLQKRGWRPRRTIVLCNWDAEEYGLIGSTEWVEENREMLASRAVAYLNADCPVRGSGFHASTTPQLDELLKEVTKKVEDPENFSQTVYDSWTLSPNHSPQIGRLGGGATDFAAFIQHAGVSSLDMYFGEGYPVYHSLYDDFVWMRNFGDPFFHRHIAVASIWGLVALRLADDEFLPFDYSSYASELQCKDS; this is encoded by the exons ATGGAGCGGCTCGAGAAGGCGCCGCCGACGCTACGCCGCTCCGCAACCACCGGTTCCTCCTCCAACCGCATCCTCGCCAGCGTCGTCCTCCCGCTCCTCCTCGGCCTCCTCGGCCTCCTCGCCTCCCCTCCTTCCAAATCCACTTACCACGCTCTTTTCCTCACTCTCGCCGACAACGCTACCGCCGCCCGACACCTCCTCGCTCTAACCCGCCGCCCCCACGTCGCCGGAACCCCGGCTAACGCAGAAGCTGCGTCCTATGTCCTCGATGTCCTCTCTTCCGCCTCCTTCTCCGCCCGATCCGCCTCCTACGACGTCCTCCTCTCCTACCCTGTCACccgctccctcctcctctccccaTCTCCGCCGCCGTTCTCGGCTCCACCCGTCGCGTTTGACCTCATCCAGGAGATCTACCCCGGCGATCCCTACGCCACCTCGGCCGCTGAATCCGTTCCCACTTTCCATGCCTATTCCCGATCCGGCTCCGCGGCCGGCCCCGTCGTCTACGCCAACTATGGCCGCTTGGAGGACTTCGCCGCCCTAGGGGAGATGGGGGTAAATGTTACCGGGGCGGTGGTCTTGGCCAGATACGGTAAGATATTCCGCGGGGACATACTGAAGAACGCTGAGGAGGCTGGGGCGTCCGCCGCCGTGGTGTACACCGACGCCAAGGACTACCGCGGCAGGGAGCGGTGGTTCCCCGACGGACCGGGGATGCCTCCGAGTGGAGTCCAGGTGGGGACCACGTTTCGGGGAATTGGGGATCCGACGACCCCTGGATGGCCGAGCGCCGCCGGGTGCGAGCGTCTGAGCCCGGCGGAGGTGTCGGCTAGTGGTCTGGTGCCGGGCATTCCGTCGTTGCCGATCTCGGCGAGGGATGGGGAGGAAATACAGAGGAGCGTCGGGGGACAGGTGGCGCCAGGTGAATGGCAGGGAGGCGAAGGGGCCCCTGTTTACCGTCTGGGTCCAGGTCCCGGGTTCCTCAACTTGACGTACATT GGGAATGAAACGCTTGCAACAATACAGAATGTCTTCGCTGTTATTGAAGGGAAAGAGGAACCTGATAG GTATGTAATCTTGGGTAATCACCGGGATGCCTGGACATTTGGAGCAGTAGATCCAAGTAGTGGAACTGCAGCATTGCTTGAG GTAGCTGAAAGGTTGGGCAAGCTACAAAAAAGGGGATGGAGACCTCGACGGACCATAGTCTTGTGCAATTGGGATGCAGAAGAATATGGCCTA ATAGGATCTACAGAATGGGTTGAAGAGAATAGAGAAATGTTAGCTTCAAGAGCAGTTGCTTATCTGAATGCTGACTGCCCAGTCAGAGGCTCTGGTTTCCATGCCTCTACAACACCACAACTTGACGAGTTGCTGAAGGAAGTTACTAAAAAG GTTGAAGACCCCGAAAATTTCTCTCAAACAGTCTATGATTCTTGGACGTTGTCCCCCAATCATTCTCCTCAG ATTGGGAGACTAGGTGGTGGTGCTACAGACTTTGCTGCTTTCATCCAACATGCGGGTGTTTCATCCTTAGATATGTATTTTGGAGAAG GATACCCAGTTTACCATTCACTGTATGATGATTTTGTGTGGATGCGTAACTTTGGAGATCCATTTTTTCATAGACACATTGCAG TGGCAAGTATATGGGGTCTTGTCGCCTTGAGGCTCGCAGATGATGAGTTCTTGCCGTTTGACTACAGCTCCTATGCATCTGAGCTCCAG TGCAAAGATAGCTAA
- the LOC121989811 gene encoding probable acyl-[acyl-carrier-protein]--UDP-N-acetylglucosamine O-acyltransferase, mitochondrial isoform X3: MLAVCSLRRLIFSSVRLFSRRRFHADFLGPGESSSIHPTSIIHPDAVLGQGVSIGPFCTVGSAVKIGNSCQLHASSHIVGETEIGDHCIIQTGAVVGADLPGLTVLGHHNVVGHYAVVGVKCQDLKYKPGDECFLYIGDHNDIREYSSIHRSSKSCDKTIIGDNNLIMGHCHIAHDCKIGNKNIFANNTLLAGHVVVEDYVHTSGAIAVHQFCHIGSHSFIGGGAMVTQDIPKFMMVSGGRAELRGLNLEGLRRHGFSEIEQLGNLWLQHIMD; encoded by the exons ATGCTCGCCGTCTGTTCTCTCCGCCGCCTAATCTTTTCCTCTGTCAGGCTCTTCTCGCGTCGCCGATTCCATGCTG ATTTTTTGGGACCGGGAGAATCCAGTTCGATTCACCCAACTTCCATCATCCACCCCGATGCGGTTCTTGGGCAG GGAGTGTCGATTGGACCTTTCTGTACTGTTGGGTCTGCTGTCAAGATTGGTAATTCTTGTCAGTTGCACGCGTCGAGCCATATTGTGGGAGAGACTGAAATAGGAGACCACTGCATAATTCAAAC TGGTGCAGTTGTTGGAGCAGATCTACCTGGTCTTACAGTCCTTGGTCATCATAATGTCGTTGGACACTACGCTGTCGTTGGTGTGAAGTGTCAGGACCTGAAATATAAG CCAGGGGATGAATGTTTTCTGTATATTGGTGACCACAATGACATTAGGGAGTATAGTTCCATTCATCGTTCTTCAAAATCCTGTGACAAAACT attattggTGATAACAATCTGATCATGGGTCATTGTCATATTGCCCACGATTGCAAAATCGGTAACAAGAACATTTTTGCTAATAACACTTTACTTGCTGGACATGTGGTGGTAGAA GATTATGTTCATACTTCTGGCGCAATTGCAGTTCATCAATTTTGTCATATTGGATCACATTCTTTCATCGGCGGGGGAGCTATG GTTACGCAGGACATACCAAAGTTCATGATGGTTTCTGGTGGTAGGGCAGAGCTTCGTGGTTTGAATCTTGAAGGGCTTAGACGGCATGGATTCTCAGAGATTGAG CAACTAGGAAATTTATGGCTTCAACACATTATGGATTAA
- the LOC121989811 gene encoding probable acyl-[acyl-carrier-protein]--UDP-N-acetylglucosamine O-acyltransferase, mitochondrial isoform X2: MLAVCSLRRLIFSSVRLFSRRRFHADFLGPGESSSIHPTSIIHPDAVLGQGVSIGPFCTVGSAVKIGNSCQLHASSHIVGETEIGDHCIIQTGAVVGADLPGLTVLGHHNVVGHYAVVGVKCQDLKYKPGDECFLYIGDHNDIREYSSIHRSSKSCDKTIIGDNNLIMGHCHIAHDCKIGNKNIFANNTLLAGHVVVEDYVHTSGAIAVHQFCHIGSHSFIGGGAMVTQDIPKFMMVSGGRAELRGLNLEGLRRHGFSEIEVRGMRKAYQKIFMVNEANSGGLDDRLSQVVNLTGT; encoded by the exons ATGCTCGCCGTCTGTTCTCTCCGCCGCCTAATCTTTTCCTCTGTCAGGCTCTTCTCGCGTCGCCGATTCCATGCTG ATTTTTTGGGACCGGGAGAATCCAGTTCGATTCACCCAACTTCCATCATCCACCCCGATGCGGTTCTTGGGCAG GGAGTGTCGATTGGACCTTTCTGTACTGTTGGGTCTGCTGTCAAGATTGGTAATTCTTGTCAGTTGCACGCGTCGAGCCATATTGTGGGAGAGACTGAAATAGGAGACCACTGCATAATTCAAAC TGGTGCAGTTGTTGGAGCAGATCTACCTGGTCTTACAGTCCTTGGTCATCATAATGTCGTTGGACACTACGCTGTCGTTGGTGTGAAGTGTCAGGACCTGAAATATAAG CCAGGGGATGAATGTTTTCTGTATATTGGTGACCACAATGACATTAGGGAGTATAGTTCCATTCATCGTTCTTCAAAATCCTGTGACAAAACT attattggTGATAACAATCTGATCATGGGTCATTGTCATATTGCCCACGATTGCAAAATCGGTAACAAGAACATTTTTGCTAATAACACTTTACTTGCTGGACATGTGGTGGTAGAA GATTATGTTCATACTTCTGGCGCAATTGCAGTTCATCAATTTTGTCATATTGGATCACATTCTTTCATCGGCGGGGGAGCTATG GTTACGCAGGACATACCAAAGTTCATGATGGTTTCTGGTGGTAGGGCAGAGCTTCGTGGTTTGAATCTTGAAGGGCTTAGACGGCATGGATTCTCAGAGATTGAG GTACGTGGTATGAGGAAGGCATACCAAAAGATATTCATGGTCAATGAAGCAAACTCTGGGGGTCTCGACGACCGGCTCAGTCAAGTG GTTAACTTGACAGGAACATGA
- the LOC121989808 gene encoding probable glutamate carboxypeptidase LAMP1 isoform X2 — translation MERLEKAPPTLRRSATTGSSSNRILASVVLPLLLGLLGLLASPPSKSTYHALFLTLADNATAARHLLALTRRPHVAGTPANAEAASYVLDVLSSASFSARSASYDVLLSYPVTRSLLLSPSPPPFSAPPVAFDLIQEIYPGDPYATSAAESVPTFHAYSRSGSAAGPVVYANYGRLEDFAALGEMGVNVTGAVVLARYGKIFRGDILKNAEEAGASAAVVYTDAKDYRGRERWFPDGPGMPPSGVQVGTTFRGIGDPTTPGWPSAAGCERLSPAEVSASGLVPGIPSLPISARDGEEIQRSVGGQVAPGEWQGGEGAPVYRLGPGPGFLNLTYIGNETLATIQNVFAVIEGKEEPDRYVILGNHRDAWTFGAVDPSSGTAALLEVAERLGKLQKRGWRPRRTIVLCNWDAEEYGLIGSTEWVEENREMLASRAVAYLNADCPVRGSGFHASTTPQLDELLKEVTKKVEDPENFSQTVYDSWTLSPNHSPQIGRLGGGATDFAAFIQHAGVSSLDMYFGEGYPVYHSLYDDFVWMRNFGDPFFHRHIAVASIWGLVALRLADDEFLPFDYSSYASELQRSAKIAKDQAVNTPVSFAPLYKSIEKLKRAASTVDNQKKGLESKVGLLKWRKDPLTVRDVNDRLMMAERALTDREGLFQKEWYKHLLRRSIKAPRLLMRTDLWTFSTG, via the exons ATGGAGCGGCTCGAGAAGGCGCCGCCGACGCTACGCCGCTCCGCAACCACCGGTTCCTCCTCCAACCGCATCCTCGCCAGCGTCGTCCTCCCGCTCCTCCTCGGCCTCCTCGGCCTCCTCGCCTCCCCTCCTTCCAAATCCACTTACCACGCTCTTTTCCTCACTCTCGCCGACAACGCTACCGCCGCCCGACACCTCCTCGCTCTAACCCGCCGCCCCCACGTCGCCGGAACCCCGGCTAACGCAGAAGCTGCGTCCTATGTCCTCGATGTCCTCTCTTCCGCCTCCTTCTCCGCCCGATCCGCCTCCTACGACGTCCTCCTCTCCTACCCTGTCACccgctccctcctcctctccccaTCTCCGCCGCCGTTCTCGGCTCCACCCGTCGCGTTTGACCTCATCCAGGAGATCTACCCCGGCGATCCCTACGCCACCTCGGCCGCTGAATCCGTTCCCACTTTCCATGCCTATTCCCGATCCGGCTCCGCGGCCGGCCCCGTCGTCTACGCCAACTATGGCCGCTTGGAGGACTTCGCCGCCCTAGGGGAGATGGGGGTAAATGTTACCGGGGCGGTGGTCTTGGCCAGATACGGTAAGATATTCCGCGGGGACATACTGAAGAACGCTGAGGAGGCTGGGGCGTCCGCCGCCGTGGTGTACACCGACGCCAAGGACTACCGCGGCAGGGAGCGGTGGTTCCCCGACGGACCGGGGATGCCTCCGAGTGGAGTCCAGGTGGGGACCACGTTTCGGGGAATTGGGGATCCGACGACCCCTGGATGGCCGAGCGCCGCCGGGTGCGAGCGTCTGAGCCCGGCGGAGGTGTCGGCTAGTGGTCTGGTGCCGGGCATTCCGTCGTTGCCGATCTCGGCGAGGGATGGGGAGGAAATACAGAGGAGCGTCGGGGGACAGGTGGCGCCAGGTGAATGGCAGGGAGGCGAAGGGGCCCCTGTTTACCGTCTGGGTCCAGGTCCCGGGTTCCTCAACTTGACGTACATT GGGAATGAAACGCTTGCAACAATACAGAATGTCTTCGCTGTTATTGAAGGGAAAGAGGAACCTGATAG GTATGTAATCTTGGGTAATCACCGGGATGCCTGGACATTTGGAGCAGTAGATCCAAGTAGTGGAACTGCAGCATTGCTTGAG GTAGCTGAAAGGTTGGGCAAGCTACAAAAAAGGGGATGGAGACCTCGACGGACCATAGTCTTGTGCAATTGGGATGCAGAAGAATATGGCCTA ATAGGATCTACAGAATGGGTTGAAGAGAATAGAGAAATGTTAGCTTCAAGAGCAGTTGCTTATCTGAATGCTGACTGCCCAGTCAGAGGCTCTGGTTTCCATGCCTCTACAACACCACAACTTGACGAGTTGCTGAAGGAAGTTACTAAAAAG GTTGAAGACCCCGAAAATTTCTCTCAAACAGTCTATGATTCTTGGACGTTGTCCCCCAATCATTCTCCTCAG ATTGGGAGACTAGGTGGTGGTGCTACAGACTTTGCTGCTTTCATCCAACATGCGGGTGTTTCATCCTTAGATATGTATTTTGGAGAAG GATACCCAGTTTACCATTCACTGTATGATGATTTTGTGTGGATGCGTAACTTTGGAGATCCATTTTTTCATAGACACATTGCAG TGGCAAGTATATGGGGTCTTGTCGCCTTGAGGCTCGCAGATGATGAGTTCTTGCCGTTTGACTACAGCTCCTATGCATCTGAGCTCCAG CGCAGTGCAAAGATAGCTAAAGACCAGGCGGTCAATACACCTGTAAGTTTTGCTCCTCTGTACAAATCCATTGAGAAACTCAAGAGGGCAGCTTCGACAGTAGATAACCAGAAAAAG GGCTTAGAGTCAAAAGTTGGCTTATTAAAGTGGAGGAAAGATCCACTGACAGTTCGAGATGTCAACGACAGATTGATGATGGCCGAACGAGCATTGACCGATCGGGAAGGGCTTTTCCAAAAGGAATGGTACAAGCACTTG CTTAGGAGAAGTATTAAGGCGCCCCGCCTGTTAATGCGAACAGATTTATGGACCTTCAGCACAGGATGA
- the LOC121989808 gene encoding probable glutamate carboxypeptidase LAMP1 isoform X1 — MERLEKAPPTLRRSATTGSSSNRILASVVLPLLLGLLGLLASPPSKSTYHALFLTLADNATAARHLLALTRRPHVAGTPANAEAASYVLDVLSSASFSARSASYDVLLSYPVTRSLLLSPSPPPFSAPPVAFDLIQEIYPGDPYATSAAESVPTFHAYSRSGSAAGPVVYANYGRLEDFAALGEMGVNVTGAVVLARYGKIFRGDILKNAEEAGASAAVVYTDAKDYRGRERWFPDGPGMPPSGVQVGTTFRGIGDPTTPGWPSAAGCERLSPAEVSASGLVPGIPSLPISARDGEEIQRSVGGQVAPGEWQGGEGAPVYRLGPGPGFLNLTYIGNETLATIQNVFAVIEGKEEPDRYVILGNHRDAWTFGAVDPSSGTAALLEVAERLGKLQKRGWRPRRTIVLCNWDAEEYGLIGSTEWVEENREMLASRAVAYLNADCPVRGSGFHASTTPQLDELLKEVTKKVEDPENFSQTVYDSWTLSPNHSPQIGRLGGGATDFAAFIQHAGVSSLDMYFGEGYPVYHSLYDDFVWMRNFGDPFFHRHIAVASIWGLVALRLADDEFLPFDYSSYASELQRSAKIAKDQAVNTPVSFAPLYKSIEKLKRAASTVDNQKKGLESKVGLLKWRKDPLTVRDVNDRLMMAERALTDREGLFQKEWYKHLIYGPSAQDDYGSTMFPGIDDAIWKAKRLNSSEAWHFAQHEVWRVARVIDQASLVLGGKFT; from the exons ATGGAGCGGCTCGAGAAGGCGCCGCCGACGCTACGCCGCTCCGCAACCACCGGTTCCTCCTCCAACCGCATCCTCGCCAGCGTCGTCCTCCCGCTCCTCCTCGGCCTCCTCGGCCTCCTCGCCTCCCCTCCTTCCAAATCCACTTACCACGCTCTTTTCCTCACTCTCGCCGACAACGCTACCGCCGCCCGACACCTCCTCGCTCTAACCCGCCGCCCCCACGTCGCCGGAACCCCGGCTAACGCAGAAGCTGCGTCCTATGTCCTCGATGTCCTCTCTTCCGCCTCCTTCTCCGCCCGATCCGCCTCCTACGACGTCCTCCTCTCCTACCCTGTCACccgctccctcctcctctccccaTCTCCGCCGCCGTTCTCGGCTCCACCCGTCGCGTTTGACCTCATCCAGGAGATCTACCCCGGCGATCCCTACGCCACCTCGGCCGCTGAATCCGTTCCCACTTTCCATGCCTATTCCCGATCCGGCTCCGCGGCCGGCCCCGTCGTCTACGCCAACTATGGCCGCTTGGAGGACTTCGCCGCCCTAGGGGAGATGGGGGTAAATGTTACCGGGGCGGTGGTCTTGGCCAGATACGGTAAGATATTCCGCGGGGACATACTGAAGAACGCTGAGGAGGCTGGGGCGTCCGCCGCCGTGGTGTACACCGACGCCAAGGACTACCGCGGCAGGGAGCGGTGGTTCCCCGACGGACCGGGGATGCCTCCGAGTGGAGTCCAGGTGGGGACCACGTTTCGGGGAATTGGGGATCCGACGACCCCTGGATGGCCGAGCGCCGCCGGGTGCGAGCGTCTGAGCCCGGCGGAGGTGTCGGCTAGTGGTCTGGTGCCGGGCATTCCGTCGTTGCCGATCTCGGCGAGGGATGGGGAGGAAATACAGAGGAGCGTCGGGGGACAGGTGGCGCCAGGTGAATGGCAGGGAGGCGAAGGGGCCCCTGTTTACCGTCTGGGTCCAGGTCCCGGGTTCCTCAACTTGACGTACATT GGGAATGAAACGCTTGCAACAATACAGAATGTCTTCGCTGTTATTGAAGGGAAAGAGGAACCTGATAG GTATGTAATCTTGGGTAATCACCGGGATGCCTGGACATTTGGAGCAGTAGATCCAAGTAGTGGAACTGCAGCATTGCTTGAG GTAGCTGAAAGGTTGGGCAAGCTACAAAAAAGGGGATGGAGACCTCGACGGACCATAGTCTTGTGCAATTGGGATGCAGAAGAATATGGCCTA ATAGGATCTACAGAATGGGTTGAAGAGAATAGAGAAATGTTAGCTTCAAGAGCAGTTGCTTATCTGAATGCTGACTGCCCAGTCAGAGGCTCTGGTTTCCATGCCTCTACAACACCACAACTTGACGAGTTGCTGAAGGAAGTTACTAAAAAG GTTGAAGACCCCGAAAATTTCTCTCAAACAGTCTATGATTCTTGGACGTTGTCCCCCAATCATTCTCCTCAG ATTGGGAGACTAGGTGGTGGTGCTACAGACTTTGCTGCTTTCATCCAACATGCGGGTGTTTCATCCTTAGATATGTATTTTGGAGAAG GATACCCAGTTTACCATTCACTGTATGATGATTTTGTGTGGATGCGTAACTTTGGAGATCCATTTTTTCATAGACACATTGCAG TGGCAAGTATATGGGGTCTTGTCGCCTTGAGGCTCGCAGATGATGAGTTCTTGCCGTTTGACTACAGCTCCTATGCATCTGAGCTCCAG CGCAGTGCAAAGATAGCTAAAGACCAGGCGGTCAATACACCTGTAAGTTTTGCTCCTCTGTACAAATCCATTGAGAAACTCAAGAGGGCAGCTTCGACAGTAGATAACCAGAAAAAG GGCTTAGAGTCAAAAGTTGGCTTATTAAAGTGGAGGAAAGATCCACTGACAGTTCGAGATGTCAACGACAGATTGATGATGGCCGAACGAGCATTGACCGATCGGGAAGGGCTTTTCCAAAAGGAATGGTACAAGCACTTG ATTTATGGACCTTCAGCACAGGATGACTACGGGTCGACAATGTTCCCGGGCATCGACGATGCCATTTGGAAGGCTAAGAGGCTGAACAGTTCAGAAGCGTGGCATTTTGCCCAGCATGAAGTGTGGAGGGTTGCGAGGGTGATCGACCAAGCATCCTTGGTCCTCGGCGGGAAATTTACATGA
- the LOC121989811 gene encoding probable acyl-[acyl-carrier-protein]--UDP-N-acetylglucosamine O-acyltransferase, mitochondrial isoform X1, producing MLAVCSLRRLIFSSVRLFSRRRFHADFLGPGESSSIHPTSIIHPDAVLGQGVSIGPFCTVGSAVKIGNSCQLHASSHIVGETEIGDHCIIQTGAVVGADLPGLTVLGHHNVVGHYAVVGVKCQDLKYKPGDECFLYIGDHNDIREYSSIHRSSKSCDKTIIGDNNLIMGHCHIAHDCKIGNKNIFANNTLLAGHVVVEDYVHTSGAIAVHQFCHIGSHSFIGGGAMVTQDIPKFMMVSGGRAELRGLNLEGLRRHGFSEIEVRGMRKAYQKIFMVNEANSGGLDDRLSQVEHDEEIACFSAVTHMVQSIRESFRPNRRGICKFRNPSAS from the exons ATGCTCGCCGTCTGTTCTCTCCGCCGCCTAATCTTTTCCTCTGTCAGGCTCTTCTCGCGTCGCCGATTCCATGCTG ATTTTTTGGGACCGGGAGAATCCAGTTCGATTCACCCAACTTCCATCATCCACCCCGATGCGGTTCTTGGGCAG GGAGTGTCGATTGGACCTTTCTGTACTGTTGGGTCTGCTGTCAAGATTGGTAATTCTTGTCAGTTGCACGCGTCGAGCCATATTGTGGGAGAGACTGAAATAGGAGACCACTGCATAATTCAAAC TGGTGCAGTTGTTGGAGCAGATCTACCTGGTCTTACAGTCCTTGGTCATCATAATGTCGTTGGACACTACGCTGTCGTTGGTGTGAAGTGTCAGGACCTGAAATATAAG CCAGGGGATGAATGTTTTCTGTATATTGGTGACCACAATGACATTAGGGAGTATAGTTCCATTCATCGTTCTTCAAAATCCTGTGACAAAACT attattggTGATAACAATCTGATCATGGGTCATTGTCATATTGCCCACGATTGCAAAATCGGTAACAAGAACATTTTTGCTAATAACACTTTACTTGCTGGACATGTGGTGGTAGAA GATTATGTTCATACTTCTGGCGCAATTGCAGTTCATCAATTTTGTCATATTGGATCACATTCTTTCATCGGCGGGGGAGCTATG GTTACGCAGGACATACCAAAGTTCATGATGGTTTCTGGTGGTAGGGCAGAGCTTCGTGGTTTGAATCTTGAAGGGCTTAGACGGCATGGATTCTCAGAGATTGAG GTACGTGGTATGAGGAAGGCATACCAAAAGATATTCATGGTCAATGAAGCAAACTCTGGGGGTCTCGACGACCGGCTCAGTCAAGTG GAACATGATGAGGAGATTGCTTGTTTTTCTGCTGTGACTCATATGGTCCAATCGATCCGCGAATCATTTCGACCAAACCGACGAGGAATATGCAAGTTCAGAAATCCAAGTGCATCCTGA
- the LOC121991628 gene encoding pathogenesis-related protein 1A-like, producing the protein MAQSPAAMFPLPSLFLIHVLLLFTLASADAPSPPAVDLGSGVSVTSPERNSFCLNLGSLEIGCINQKSSTSSPSLDSPTPPSPPPLFSPPPSDSTTAPPSQPPPPGRRGQDVREYLQAHNQVRVAEGEAPLEWDPEVARYARRWASNRRLDCAMVHSQGPYGENIFWGAVGASWTPDLAVDAWAEEAAYYDRATNTCEEGQMCGHYTQMVWNSTAKVGCALVECFADAGYIVICNYDPPGNYVGESPFDN; encoded by the coding sequence ATGGCGCAGAGTCCAGCAGCGATGTTTCCTCTCCCCTCGCTCTTCCTCATCCACGTTCTCCTCCTCTTCACTCTTGCCTCAGCCGACGCCCCCTCTCCGCCGGCCGTGGACTTGGGCAGCGGCGTCTCTGTAACGTCGCCGGAGAGAAACTCTTTCTGCCTCAATTTGGGCTCCTTGGAGATTGGTTGCATTAATCAGAAATCATCTACGTCGTCGCCCAGTTTGGATTCGCCGACTCCTCCGTCTCCTCCTCCTCTGTTTTCCCCGCCGCCTTCAGATTCTACGACTGCACCTCCGTCTCAGCCTCCGCCGCCTGGGCGACGAGGGCAAGATGTGCGGGAGTACCTGCAAGCGCACAACCAGGTGAGGGTGGCGGAGGGCGAGGCGCCGCTGGAGTGGGACCCGGAGGTGGCGCGGTACGCTCGGCGGTGGGCCAGCAATCGGCGCCTCGACTGTGCGATGGTGCACTCGCAAGGACCGTACGGGGAGAACATATTCTGGGGGGCAGTCGGCGCTTCGTGGACCCCCGACCTGGCGGTGGATGCCTGGGCGGAGGAGGCCGCGTACTACGACCGCGCCACCAACACCTGCGAGGAGGGCCAGATGTGCGGTCACTACACGCAGATGGTGTGGAACAGCACGGCCAAGGTGGGATGCGCCCTCGTCGAGTGCTTCGCCGACGCCGGTTACATTGTCATCTGCAACTACGACCCGCCGGGAAACTATGTCGGCGAGAGCCCTTTCgacaattaa